A portion of the Pagrus major chromosome 8, Pma_NU_1.0 genome contains these proteins:
- the LOC141001357 gene encoding DNA polymerase III subunit epsilon-like — translation MSSDTIVFFDLETTGLDTDVCDLIQLSAICGNRVFNAYTLPRRPITRSASEVTGCTVYDGNLFVRGTPVHTVPLSDALNSFIAFLRSFRRPVLLAAHNARLFDAPVLMRVLRQFHLQQKFQQVVTGFLDTFLLSKNVFRGLGSYSQKNLVRHFLRETYDAHNAEEDARMLQELFNTWNPGSRDISRFTYSLSQV, via the coding sequence ACACTGACGTGTGTGATCTCATCCAGTTGTCGGCCATCTGTGGAAACAGAGTCTTTAATGCCTACACCCTGCCCCGCCGCCCCATCACAAGGAGTGCCTCTGAGGTCACAGGCTGTACCGTCTATGATGGAAACCTGTTTGTCCGTGGGACTCCAGTGCACACCGTCCCTCTTTCTGATGCCCTCAACTCCTTCATCGCCTTCCTCCGCTCCTTCCGTCGCCCTGTGCTGCTGGCGGCCCACAATGCAAGGCTGTTTGATGCACCGGTGCTCATGAGAGTGCTGCGACAGTTCCACCTCCAGCAGAAGTTCCAGCAGGTTGTGACGGGGTTTCTGGATACCTTCCTGCTGAGCAAGAATGTCTTTCGAGGTCTGGGCAGTTACTCTCAGAAGAACTTGGTCCGCCACTTCCTGAGAGAGACCTACGACGCTCATAATGCTGAGGAGGATGCCAGGATGCTGCAGGAGCTGTTCAACACGTGGAATCCTGGAAGCAGAGATATCTCCAGATTCACCTACAGCTTGTCCCAAGTGTAA
- the LOC141001572 gene encoding protein PML-like gives MQTSEPDGGEKSQQPLVFFDLETTGLGQSCEIVQLAAVSGGHSLNLYVIPRCRMQRGAARVTGFRVRRQRLYLHRQLVLTNSLREVLVAFIAFLQMLGCPLVIGHNIRRFDCRLLARALDELNLRAEFESSVSGCVDTLPLAREMLKDHCLQSFRQENLVRELLGVNYKAHDALEDVRALQALYSVLQPTGELICRHRFTLNTMENKPAPKSKVPCQITEHRPLWEHFRQTVRVTESKEERQDGELNES, from the exons ATGCAAACATCAGAACCAGACGGAGGTGAAAAGTCTCAACAGCCGCTGGTTTTCTTTGACCTGGAGACAACTGGACTGG GTCAAAGCTGTGAGATCGTCCAGCTGGCTGCAGTGAGCGGAGGCCACTCACTCAACCTCTACGTCATCCCTCGGTGTCGAATGCAGCGAGGAGCAGCCAGAGTGACTGGCTTCAGGGTCCGCAGACAGAGACTCTACCTCCATCGACAACTTGTCCTCACCAACTCCCTGCGAGAGGTCCTGGTCGCCTTCATAGCTTTCCTTCAAATGCTGGGATGCCCACTCGTCATAGGCCACAACATTCGCCGCTTCGACTGCCGGCTGCTGGCTCGAGCCCTCGATGAACTGAACCTCAGAGCAGAGTTTGAGTCGTCAGTCTCAGGCTGTGTTGACACACTCCCACTGGCTCGTGAGATGCTGAAGGACCACTGCCTGCAGAGTTTTCGACAGGAGAACCTGGTCAGGGAGCTGCTGGGTGTGAACTACAAGGCCCATGATGCTTTGGAGGATGTGCGGGCATTACAGGCACTGTATAGTGTGCTTCAGCCCACAGGGGAGTTGATCTGTAGGCATAGGTTCACTCTGAACACCATGGAAAACAAGCCAGCTCCGAAATCCAAAGTGCCCTGTCAGATAACAGAACATCGACCCCTGTGGGAGCacttcagacagacagtcagggtTACAGAGAGCAAAGAAGAGCGCCAAGATGGAGAACTTAATGAGTCATAA
- the mpi gene encoding mannose-6-phosphate isomerase: MGAHPKGDAQIKDNRIAQTTLGQWIAHFPACLGSKVKDTFQGQLPFLFKVLSVNTALSIQAHPNRELAARLHAQFPEHYPDNNHKPEMAIALTRFQGLCGFRPVEEILGFLKSVPEFRALVGHETADELRCSMGDAVQTGQALKKCFTRMMNCEKKVFVDQLNMLVKRVTEEGAAGKDTSSSNGDLLLRLHSQYPGDIGCFSIYFLNHIVLDPGQAMFLGANEPHAYLYGDCIECMACSDNTVRAGLTPKYIDVNTLCEMLSYSPAPVSSKIFPCVQDASDPFVSLYDPPVPDFSVIRIQVPASVKQYTVAPVDSASILLVIEGDATATSAAALSDVTLRRGTVLFISANESVSLHITSQSGMNMFRACCLL, encoded by the exons ATGGGCGCTCACCCAAAAGGTGATGCGCAAATTAAAGACAACAGGATTGCACAGACCACGCTGGGCCAGTGGATCGCCCACTTCCCCGCCTGCCTGGGCTCCAAGGTCAAAGACACCTTCCAGGGACAGCTGCCCTTCCTCTTTAAAGTCCTCTCTGTCAATACAGCTTTGTCCATACAGGCCCACCCCAACAGA GAGCTAGCTGCTCGTCTCCATGCTCAGTTTCCGGAGCACTATCCAGACAACAACCACAAACCAGAGATGGCCATCGCTCTCACCCGCTTCCAGGGCCTCTGTGGCTTCAGACCAGTGGAGGAGATCTTGGGATTCCTCAAAT CTGTCCCGGAGTTCCGTGCTCTGGTGGGACATGAGACAGCGGATGAGCTGCGATGCAGCATGGGAGACGCGGTTCAAACAGGCCAGGCGCTGAAGAAGTGCTTCACCAGGATGATGAACTGTGAGAAGAAGGTGTTCGTAGATCAGCTCAACATGCTCGTCAAGAGAGTCACAGAAGAGG GTGCAGCTGGGAAGGACACATCAAGCAGCAATGGTGACCTGCTGCTCCGCCTCCACTCCCAGTACCCCGGAGACATCGGCTGCTTCTCCATCTACTTCCTCAACCACATCGTCCTGGATCCAGGACAGGCCATGTTCCTGGGAGCCAACGAGCCGCATGCTTACCTTTATGGAG ACTGTATCGAGTGCATGGCCTGCTCAGACAACACGGTGAGGGCCGGTCTGACACCCAAATACATCGACGTTAACACGCTGTGTGAGATGCTGAGCTACAGCCCCGCCCCCGTCAGCTCCAAAATCTTCCCATGTGTCCAGGATGCCTCAGACCCCTTCGTTTCTCTGTACGACCCCCCAGTGCCAGACTTCAGTGTCATAAGGATACAG GTCCCAGCCTCGGTGAAGCAGTACACTGTTGCTCCCGTTGACAGTGCCAGCATCCTCCTGGTCATTGAAGGCGATGCCACGGCAACCTCTGCCGCTGCCCTCTCTGACGTCACACTGAGGCGAGGCACCGTCCTGTTCATCTCGGCCAACGAGAGCGTGTCCCTGCACATCACTTCCCAGTCGGGGATGAACATGTTCCGAGCCTGCTGCCTGCTGTAG